One window of the Zea mays cultivar B73 chromosome 3, Zm-B73-REFERENCE-NAM-5.0, whole genome shotgun sequence genome contains the following:
- the LOC103650901 gene encoding putative metallophosphoesterase At3g03305 — MRVGGLPDWGVGRDDQTNPESQSRSAPGGPRLAACAFAMESRGKRILPFLLVIIAAAAAPSAMPRDEREVVVVSGAPDGVVWVAQLSDLHFSVHHPERAYDFRRYVGPALAMVNPDLVLITGDLTDGKSKDLLTMKQNEVEWVEYESTMKEIIENSKLPRRIFYDMRGNHDSFGVPASGEDYDFYSKYSINAKLRRQGRVQSITLENSGRKHLFVGFDSTMEIGLRGPTNLFGHPTDKQMIELDQALSQWNTDFDKVPVTKIAFGHFPLSFSALTESGKSIKDVFLKQSLAAYLCGHLHTRFGKNLKRYYHRAVQEPSLSEHYYQHNMHQGDAFQGNKENCSEEASHVEEFWEWEMGDWRKSRSMRILAIDDGYVSYTDIDFRLGSKSIIILPTFPLDSRFMQRASAFRDFKCHVMGASSFDTVRALVFSKHEIVSVSVKIYDSRPGTLEIVFDSEMKRVDSNETRGNMYLIPWNWRAFEDSSPSRYWLQIEVMDITGDTSVSQLRPFSVNGLLARVNWTWKEFFVIGIQWASIYHPALWCAFSLIFSLLLVPQVLAVVFKDRFTYKSLCAYGGQRTLLKSLVGGFICCFVELARLVLVWLLLLLYAIYLVFIPWLFGHPITEDGSLTYMTHKGWILKGPSSSNEVVHAGIPDVMVIVLPHLCFVLVPTIVILAAMAAERTAYREHYLSRSGKKKDDYRKSRRQIEHENFWNGRWISKFLCLLCVVVLCKHWKLCRALVKAYAMNPLLHAPVLFFFVPLLMVFAIYKTRSI; from the exons ATGCGGGTTGGGGGACTGCCGGACTGGGGAGTGGGACGAGACGACCAGACAAATCCAGAATCGCAGTCGCGTTCTGCTCCTGGAGGCCCCCGCCTGGCCGCCTGCGCCTTCGCCATGGAATCGCGCGGCAAGCGGATCCTCCCCTTTCTGTTGGTCATTATCGCCGCTGCGGCGGCTCCGTCCGCCATGCCCCGTGACGAGAGAGAGGTGGTGGTAGTTTCCGGTGCGCCGGACGGGGTTGTGTGGGTGGCCCagctctcggatctccacttcagCGTGCACCACCCGGAGCGCGCCTACGACTTCCGGCGGTATGTCGGCCCGGCGCTGGCCATGGTCAACCCCGACCTCGTGCTGATCACTGGAGACCTTACTG ATGGTAAAAGCAAAGATCTGTTAACAATGAAGCAAAACGAGGTCGAATGGGTAGAATATGAAAGTACAATGAAGGAAATAATTGAAAATAGCAAGCTTCCAAGAAGAATTTTCTATGATATGAGAGGAAACCATGATAGCTTTGGTGTACCAGCATCTGGTGAGGACTATGACTTTTATAGTAAGTATAGCATCAACGCCAAACTAAGACGACAGGGGCGTGTCCAAAGCATTACTTTGGAG AATAGTGGTCGGAAGCATCTGTTTGTTGGCTTTGATAGCACAATGGAGATTGGTCTTAGAGGTCCAACCAATCTATTTGGACATCCAACTGACAAGCAGATGATTGAATTGGATCAAGCATTATCACAGTGGAATACTGACTTTGACAAGGTTCCAGTGACAAAAATCGCATTTGGGCACTTCCCGTTGTCTTTCTCAGCATTAACAGAGTCAGGAAAAAGTATCAAggatgtttttctaaagcaatcatTGGCAGCATATTTGTGTGGTCATCTTCATACAAGGTTCGGGAAGAACTTGAAACGATACTACCATCGGGCAGTCCAGGAACCATCATTATCAGAGCATTACTACCAACATAACATGCACCAAGGAGATGCATTCCAGGGTAATAAGGAAAACtgttctgaagaagcttctcatGTTGAAGAGTTCTGGGAATGGGAGATGGGTGATTGGAGAAAGAGCAGAAGCATGAGGATACTAGCAATTGATGATGGTTATGTTTCCTATACCGATATAGATTTCAGATTAGGTTCAAAGAGCATAATCATACTACCTACCTTTCCCCTTGATTCAAGATTCATGCAGAGAGCCTCTGCTTTTCGTGATTTTAAATGTCATGTCATGGGGGCATCATCTTTTGATACCGTGAGAGCTCTTGTATTCTCTAAACATGAGATAGTATCTGTTTCTGTAAAAATATACGACTCAAGGCCAGGAACTCTTGAAATAGTCTTcgactctgaaatgaaaagagtGGATTCCAATGAAACTCGAGGAAATATGTATTTGATACCATGGAACTGGAGGGCATTTGAAGATTCCTCTCCCAGCCGATATTGGCTCCAAATTGAAGTGATGGATATAACAGGTGACACAAGTGTCAGCCAGTTGAGGCCATTCTCTGTTAACGGCTTGCTGGCAAGAGTGAACTGGACATGGAAAGAGTTTTTTGTGATTGGTATTCAGTGGGCTTCAATATATCATCCTGCACTGTGGTGTGCCTTTTCTCTAATCTTTTCGTTGCTTCTTGTACCACAAGTTTTAGCAGTGGTATTCAAAGATCGGTTCACATATAAATCTCTATGCGCATATGGTGGGCAGAGGACACTGTTGAAGTCTCTAGTTGGTGGTTTCATCTGTTGTTTTGTTGAACTCGCCAGGCTGGTTCTTGTATGGTTATTGCTACTGTTATATGCTATCTATTTAGTTTTTATACCTTGGTTATTCGGTCACCCTATTACTGAAGATGGTAGCCTGACTTACATGACACATAAAGGCTGGATTCTAAAAGGACCCAGTAGTAGCAACGAAGTAGTCCATGCTGGGATTCCAGATGTCATGGTCATTGTTCTACCTCACCTTTGCTTTGTGTTAGTACCCACCATTGTGATTTTAGCTGCCATGGCTGCTGAGAGAACAGCATATCGAGAGCATTATCTTTCTCGATCAGGAAAGAAGAAAGATGACTACCGTAAGAGCAGGAGACAGATAGAACATGAAAACTTTTGGAACGGTCGCTGGATTAGCAAATTTCTGTGTCTTCTCTGCGTGGTGGTTCTATGCAAACATTGGAAG CTTTGCAGAGCGCTCGTGAAGGCTTATGCTATGAACCCCTTGCTCCATGCGCCAGTACTTTTCTTCTTCGTTCCTTTACTCATGGTGTTTGCCATCTACAAGACACGGTCCATTTAG
- the lox1 gene encoding linoleate 9S-lipoxygenase1, with translation MFGNIGKIPIIGDLTGSNKNAHLKGNVVLVRKTVLGLDVTSIAGSLLDGIGEFLGRGVTCQLISSTVVDPNNGNRGKLGAEASLEQWLLNPPPLLSSENQFRVTFDWEVEKQGIPGAIIVKNNHASEFFLKTITLNDVPGHGTIVFVANSWIYPQSKYRYNRVFFSNDTYLPSQMPAALKPYRDDELRNLRGDDQQGPYQEHDRVYRYDVYNDLGLPDSGNPRPVLGGTKELPYPRRCRTGRKPTKSDPNSESRLTLVDGDVYVPRDERFGHIKKSDFYGYAIKALVNAVIPAIRTYVDLSPGEFDSFKDIMKLYEGGIQLPKIPALEDLRKQFPLELVKDVLPVGGDYLLKLPMPQIIKEDKTGWMTDEEFGREILAGVNPMLVKRLTEFPPRSSLDPSKYGDHTSTIREADLENKLEGLTVQQALHGNRLYILDHHDNFMPFLVRVNSLEGNFIYATRTVLFLRGDGTLVPVAIELSLPELRDGLTTAKSTVYTPKSTTGAEAWVWHLAKAYANVNDYCWHQLISHWLNTHAVMEPFVIATNRQLSVTHPVHKLLLPHYRDTMNINSNARQMLVNAGGIFETTVFPRQYAFEMSSVIYKDWNFTEQALPDDLIKRGMAVADPSSPYKVRLLVEDYPYASDGLAIWHAIEQWVTEYLAVYYPNDGVLRADVELQAWWKEAREVGHADLKDAPWWPKMQTVAELVKACTTIIWIASALHAAVNFGQYPYAGYLPNRPSVSRKPMPAPGSDEYAELERKPEKVFVRTITSQFQALVGISLLEILSSHSSDEVYLGQRDTKEWTSDAKAQEAFKRFGARLTEIEKRVVTMNADPRLKNRNGPAEFPYTLLYPNTSDTKGDAAGITAKGIPNSISI, from the exons ATGTTCGGGAACATCGGAAAgatccccatcatcggcgacctgACGGGCAGCAACAAGAATGCGCACCTCAAGGGCAACGTGGTGCTCGTGCGCAAGACCGTGCTCGGCTTGGACGTCACCAGCATCGCCGGCTCCCTCCTCGACGGCATCGGCGAGTTCCTCGGCCGCGGCGTCACCTGCCAGCTTATCAGCTCCACCGTCGTCGACCCTA ACAACGGCAACCGCGGGAAGTTGGGCGCGGAGGCGAGCCTGGAGCAGTGGCTGCTGAACCCGCCGCCGCTTCTGTCCAGCGAGAACCAGTTCCGCGTCACCTTCGACTGGGAGGTGGAGAAGCAGGGCATCCCGGGCGCCATCATCGTCAAGAACAACCACGCCTCCGAGTTCTTCCTCAAGACCATCACCCTCAACGACGTCCCCGGCCACGGCACCATCGTCTTCGTCGCCAACTCATGGATCTACCCGCAGTCCAAGTACCGCTACAACCGCGTCTTCTTCTCCAACGAC ACGTACCTCCCCAGCCAGATGCCGGCGGCGCTGAAGCCCTACCGCGACGACGAGCTCCGGAACCTGAGGGGCGACGACCAGCAGGGCCCGTACCAGGAGCACGACCGCGTCTACCGCTACGACGTCTACAACGACCTGGGCCTGCCTGACAGCGGGAACCCGCGCCCCGTCCTCGGCGGCACCAAGGAGCTCCCCTACCCGCGCCGCTGCCGCACCGGGCGGAAGCCCACCAAGAGCG ACCCCAACAGCGAGAGCAGGCTCACGCTGGTCGACGGCGACGTCTACGTGCCGCGCGACGAGCGCTTCGGCCACATCAAGAAGTCGGACTTCTACGGCTACGCCATCAAGGCGCTGGTGAACGCCGTCATCCCGGCAATCCGCACCTACGTCGACCTGTCGCCCGGCGAGTTCGACTCCTTCAAGGACATCATGAAGCTGTACGAGGGCGGGATCCAGCTGCCCAAAATACCAGCCCTCGAGGACCTGCGGAAGCAGTTCCCACTCGAGCTCGTCAAGGATGTCCTCCCGGTCGGCGGCGACTACCTCCTCAAGCTCCCCATGCCGCAGATCATCAAAG AGGACAAGACAGGTTGGATGACAGATGAGGAGTTTGGACGGGAGATTCTCGCCGGCGTGAACCCCATGCTCGTCAAGCGTCTCACG GAGTTCCCTCCGAGGAGCAGTCTTGACCCGAGCAAGTACGGCGACCACACCAGCACCATCAGGGAGGCGGACCTCGAGAACAAGCTCGAGGGCCTGACGGTGCAGCAGGCGCTGCACGGCAACCGGCTCTACATCCTGGACCACCACGACAACTTCATGCCGTTCCTGGTCAGGGTGAACAGCCTGGAGGGCAACTTCATCTACGCCACCAGGACCGTGCTGTTCCTGCGCGGCGACGGCACGCTGGTGCCGGTGGCCATCGAGCTGAGCCTGCCCGAGCTCCGGGACGGCCTGACCACCGCCAAGAGCACCGTGTACACGCCCAAGTCGACCACCGGCGCGGAGGCGTGGGTGTGGCACCTGGCCAAGGCCTACGCCAACGTGAACGACTACTGCTGGCACCAGCTCATCAGCCACTGGCTCAACACCCACGCCGTGATGGAGCCGTTCGTGATCGCCACCAACCGGCAGCTCAGCGTGACGCACCCCGTGCACAAGCTCCTCCTGCCGCACTACCGTGACACCATGAACATCAACTCCAACGCGCGCCAGATGCTCGTCAACGCCGGCGGCATCTTCGAGACCACCGTCTTCCCGCGCCAGTACGCGTTCGAGATGTCCTCCGTCATCTACAAGGACTGGAACTTCACAGAGCAGGCTCTCCCTGACGACCTAATCAAGAG AGGCATGGCGGTCGCAGACCCGTCGAGCCCGTACAAGGTACGGCTGCTGGTGGAGGACTACCCGTACGCGTCGGACGGGCTGGCCATCTGGCACGCCATCGAGCAGTGGGTGACGGAGTACCTCGCCGTCTACTACCCCAACGACGGCGTGCTGCGGGCGGACGTGGAGCTGCAGGCGTGGTGGAAGGAGGCGCGCGAGGTCGGGCACGCCGACCTCAAGGACGCGCCCTGGTGGCCCAAGATGCAGACGGTGGCCGAGCTGGTCAAGGCCTGCACCACCATCATCTGGATCGCGTCGGCGCTCCACGCGGCCGTCAACTTCGGGCAGTACCCGTACGCCGGGTACCTCCCGAACCGCCCGTCCGTCAGCCGGAAGCCGATGCCGGCGCCGGGCAGCGACGAGTACGCGGAGCTGGAGCGCAAGCCGGAGAAGGTGTTCGTGCGCACCATCACCAGCCAGTTCCAGGCCCTCGTCGGCATCTCGCTGCTGGAGATCCTGTCCAGCCACTCCTCCGACGAGGTGTACCTCGGCCAGCGCGACACCAAGGAGTGGACGTCGGACGCCAAGGCGCAGGAGGCGTTCAAGCGGTTCGGCGCGCGGCTGACCGAGATCGAGAAACGCGTCGTCACCATGAACGCGGACcctcgcctcaagaaccgcaacggCCCGGCCGAGTTCCCCTACACGCTGCTCTACCCCAACACCTCCGACACGAAGGGCGACGCCGCCGGCATCACCGCCAAGGGCATTCCAAACAGCATCTCCATTTGA